The following proteins come from a genomic window of Micavibrio aeruginosavorus EPB:
- the deoA gene encoding thymidine phosphorylase, whose translation MLTQEIIIARRQAQPLGEAEIGQFVRGIVDGSVGEGQIAAFCMATCLNPMDVAERVALTRAMATSGITLDWSDQSLDGPVLDKHSTGGVGDKVSLMLAPIVAACGGFVPMLSGRGLGHTGGTLDKMDSIPGYVSQPPLDKIRKVVKEQGCAIIGATKDLAPADRTMYAVRDVTGTVESLDLITASILSKKMAAGLNGLVMDVKFGSGAFMQDYDDARALAESIVGVANNGGLPCTALMTDMDQVLGRTAGNAIEVREAIEFLRNENVDQRLYDVTIELSAELLLLGKLADTIEDARAKCVENLKNGRAAHFFERMVAALGGPSDIIDRFDKHMKLAPIEHAVYPDQGGVVQSINVRQIGYAVIELDGGRRLVTDKVDHGTGMAAMAAIGERVGRDAAPLCVIVGRDETKIKRAEDIIKRAYTIVPQGETTTPGPIIRERITP comes from the coding sequence ATGCTGACCCAGGAAATCATTATCGCCCGTCGTCAGGCCCAACCGCTGGGCGAGGCCGAAATCGGCCAGTTCGTCCGTGGCATCGTCGATGGATCGGTGGGCGAAGGGCAAATTGCTGCCTTTTGCATGGCCACCTGCCTGAACCCAATGGATGTTGCCGAACGTGTCGCCCTGACCCGCGCCATGGCCACATCGGGCATCACGCTGGACTGGTCGGACCAGTCGCTGGACGGGCCGGTGCTGGATAAACATTCGACGGGCGGTGTTGGTGACAAGGTGTCCCTGATGCTGGCCCCGATCGTCGCGGCCTGTGGCGGGTTTGTGCCGATGCTGTCGGGCCGTGGCCTTGGCCATACCGGCGGCACGCTGGACAAGATGGATTCCATACCCGGCTATGTCAGCCAGCCGCCGCTGGATAAAATCCGTAAAGTGGTCAAGGAACAAGGCTGTGCCATCATTGGCGCGACGAAGGACCTGGCCCCGGCTGATCGCACCATGTATGCCGTGCGTGATGTCACCGGCACGGTGGAAAGCCTTGATTTGATCACCGCATCCATCTTGTCGAAAAAAATGGCCGCGGGCCTGAATGGGTTGGTGATGGATGTGAAATTCGGCTCTGGCGCCTTTATGCAGGATTATGATGACGCCCGCGCCTTGGCGGAATCCATTGTTGGCGTTGCCAATAATGGCGGCCTGCCCTGCACCGCATTGATGACCGACATGGACCAGGTTTTGGGCCGCACGGCGGGCAACGCGATTGAAGTGCGCGAAGCGATTGAATTCCTGCGCAATGAAAATGTTGATCAACGCCTGTATGATGTCACCATTGAACTGTCTGCGGAACTTCTGCTGTTGGGTAAACTGGCGGATACGATCGAAGACGCGCGCGCGAAATGTGTTGAAAATTTAAAGAATGGCCGCGCCGCGCATTTCTTTGAACGCATGGTCGCTGCTCTGGGCGGGCCGTCCGATATTATCGATCGGTTCGACAAACACATGAAACTGGCCCCGATTGAACATGCCGTATACCCGGATCAGGGCGGCGTGGTGCAATCCATCAATGTCCGCCAGATTGGCTATGCCGTCATTGAACTGGACGGGGGCCGCCGTCTGGTCACCGATAAAGTCGACCACGGCACCGGCATGGCCGCCATGGCCGCGATTGGTGAACGCGTGGGTCGCGACGCCGCCCCGCTCTGTGTTATTGTCGGTCGGGATGAAACCAAAATCAAACGCGCCGAAGACATCATCAAACGCGCTTACACCATCGTGCCACAGGGTGAAACCACCACACCCGGCCCGATTATTCGTGAACGGATCACACCCTGA
- a CDS encoding DMT family transporter, whose translation MNTTHHHFRTNLSAIGAGVLGWAFFSLVDTTAKWLSQDYAAAQIVFVSSAIGAVICGLWIIARHGWRGFVPAQWKLYTARGVLMAINAYCIILALKHISLADFYGVVFLSPLIVTLLAMLILKEKVGIHRITAIIAGFIGVIVLAGPQFADNNIGLIMAFAATCLTSVGAIIVRKIGPGARAIHHAFFPFIAGTVLYAPMVIWGEPMRMPETPLDITLFLALAPLSFLGFLFYASAFSRVSETAIVAPFHYTQMIWGVLLGYALFDQLPTTPTIAGSVIIACAGLYVIWREHIHYKQHLT comes from the coding sequence ATGAACACCACACACCACCATTTCCGCACCAACCTGTCCGCGATTGGTGCGGGGGTTTTGGGCTGGGCGTTTTTCTCGCTGGTCGATACCACGGCCAAATGGCTGTCACAAGATTATGCGGCGGCCCAGATCGTGTTCGTTTCATCCGCCATCGGGGCTGTGATTTGCGGGCTGTGGATCATCGCACGGCATGGCTGGCGCGGGTTTGTACCGGCGCAATGGAAACTTTACACCGCGCGCGGCGTGTTGATGGCGATCAACGCCTATTGCATCATTCTGGCGCTCAAACATATTTCACTGGCGGATTTTTATGGCGTGGTGTTTTTGTCGCCGTTGATCGTCACACTTCTGGCCATGCTGATTTTAAAGGAAAAGGTCGGCATTCATCGCATCACGGCCATTATTGCGGGCTTTATCGGCGTTATCGTTCTGGCCGGTCCACAATTTGCGGATAATAATATCGGGCTGATCATGGCCTTTGCCGCCACCTGCCTGACCAGCGTTGGCGCCATTATCGTGCGCAAAATCGGCCCGGGGGCCCGCGCCATTCACCACGCGTTCTTCCCCTTTATTGCGGGGACGGTTTTATACGCGCCGATGGTGATCTGGGGCGAACCGATGCGCATGCCGGAAACGCCGTTGGACATCACGTTGTTCCTCGCACTGGCACCGCTGTCATTCCTGGGATTTTTATTTTACGCGTCCGCGTTTTCCCGCGTGTCCGAAACCGCGATTGTGGCCCCGTTTCATTATACGCAAATGATCTGGGGTGTCCTTTTGGGTTACGCCCTTTTCGACCAATTACCGACCACCCCGACCATCGCCGGATCGGTGATCATCGCATGCGCAGGGTTATATGTGATATGGCGCGAACATATCCATTATAAACAACACCTTACGTGA
- a CDS encoding 3TM-type holin — MVAPVILQMGLPVLASIVSEALGTIKHPAAQVASKSLGQVSDALSMGQITPEQMAEANRHAEKMAEVAAQENVAAYQQVNESLRAEVASSDPYVRRMRPTFGYLMALTWAAQMLALAYVIVFETAQADIVLQSMESLGTIWMVGLSVLGIYVYKRSEEKRITPSQGVKPSVKNSVAPAPSVQTRQNFKVNE; from the coding sequence ATGGTCGCACCCGTCATTTTGCAAATGGGACTGCCCGTCCTGGCCAGCATCGTGTCCGAGGCTCTGGGCACCATCAAACATCCGGCGGCACAGGTGGCGTCAAAATCGCTGGGGCAGGTGAGTGACGCCCTCAGCATGGGGCAGATCACGCCCGAACAAATGGCCGAAGCCAATCGCCATGCCGAGAAAATGGCCGAGGTCGCGGCGCAGGAAAACGTGGCGGCGTATCAGCAGGTGAATGAATCTCTTCGGGCCGAAGTAGCCTCCAGCGATCCCTATGTCCGGCGCATGCGGCCCACATTCGGGTATTTGATGGCGCTGACATGGGCGGCGCAGATGCTGGCCTTGGCTTATGTGATTGTCTTTGAAACGGCGCAGGCGGATATTGTCCTGCAATCCATGGAATCGCTGGGCACCATCTGGATGGTGGGGCTATCGGTTCTAGGGATCTATGTGTACAAGCGCAGCGAGGAAAAGAGAATAACGCCGTCACAGGGCGTTAAGCCGAGTGTTAAAAATTCTGTCGCGCCTGCACCTTCTGTACAGACGCGACAGAATTTTAAGGTGAATGAATAA
- a CDS encoding cell wall hydrolase has translation MVRFLKPKDSKTPKTTPRSIDEDTAVDILARTLWGEARGEGSAGMQAVAAVIINRVKVAEAHGGKFWWGNSIIAVCQKPYQFSCWNDNDPNRVKLMGVTESDIHFATAVRIARRAVAGVLDDPTNGATHYHAAGITPPWTRGEKPLAERSLAAIFFIV, from the coding sequence ATGGTTCGATTTTTAAAACCCAAAGACAGTAAAACACCAAAAACAACACCGCGCAGTATTGATGAAGATACGGCGGTGGATATTCTGGCCCGCACCCTATGGGGGGAAGCCCGAGGCGAAGGCAGCGCCGGTATGCAGGCCGTGGCTGCCGTGATCATAAACCGTGTGAAAGTGGCGGAGGCCCATGGTGGAAAATTTTGGTGGGGGAACAGTATTATTGCCGTGTGTCAGAAACCCTATCAATTCAGTTGCTGGAACGACAATGATCCCAACCGGGTCAAATTGATGGGCGTAACGGAATCCGACATCCATTTTGCCACGGCGGTCCGCATTGCGCGGCGGGCGGTGGCCGGGGTTCTGGATGATCCGACGAACGGGGCCACCCATTATCATGCCGCGGGCATTACGCCGCCATGGACACGGGGCGAAAAACCATTGGCGGAGCGGTCATTGGCCGCCATATTTTTTATCGTGTGA
- the terL gene encoding phage terminase large subunit, with protein sequence MIQKTNPMAFRLFVVLWNQRQGLATPSVHLFMATWLESAWRAGDKRLLLMAFRSCGKSTLVGLFAAWLLYTNPDLRILVVAAETSLARRMVRNVRRIIERHPLTQNLKPKNADQWGADRFTVNRAMELRDPSMVAAGITANATGSRADVIICDDVEVPNTCDTADKRRNLRDRLAEMDFILTPGGTMLYVGTPHSWFTIYADKARSEIGEVRPFLDGFRRLKIPVLDRDGNSAWPERYSVQDIARMRASTGENRFRSQMMLEPVNIAEGRLDPARLVRYGDEAVFSPELRQLHIGTARMVSCAAYWDPAFGRSGGDRSVLAIVFTDTDGNLYLHHVLYMNCDAATEDEATAQSRAVVDAVKRFHVPAVTIEINGIGRFLPAILRRELAKGRVPCAVVEHSSTRPKNIRILESFETIMAARLLRVHGDVWKTPFLTEMQDWTPTRDNGADDGLDAVAGALSLQPVRLQRLVAVSGGPTWRGDAITHEARTEFEV encoded by the coding sequence ATGATTCAAAAAACCAATCCCATGGCCTTTCGTCTGTTCGTTGTGTTGTGGAACCAGCGCCAGGGGCTGGCCACGCCATCGGTGCATCTGTTCATGGCCACATGGCTGGAATCGGCGTGGCGGGCAGGTGATAAGCGGTTGTTATTAATGGCTTTTCGGTCGTGCGGCAAAAGTACCTTGGTGGGCCTGTTTGCGGCGTGGTTGCTGTACACCAATCCGGATTTGCGGATTTTGGTGGTGGCGGCGGAAACGTCGTTGGCACGGCGCATGGTCCGCAATGTACGCCGAATTATCGAACGCCACCCACTGACGCAAAATTTGAAACCGAAAAACGCGGACCAATGGGGCGCGGACCGGTTCACGGTTAATCGCGCGATGGAATTGCGCGATCCGTCCATGGTCGCGGCGGGTATTACCGCCAACGCCACGGGCAGCCGGGCCGATGTGATCATCTGCGATGATGTCGAGGTGCCCAATACATGCGACACGGCGGACAAACGCCGCAATTTGCGCGACCGTCTGGCGGAGATGGATTTTATCCTGACCCCCGGCGGTACGATGCTGTATGTCGGCACACCGCATAGCTGGTTCACGATCTACGCGGACAAGGCACGCAGCGAGATTGGTGAAGTACGCCCGTTTTTGGACGGATTTCGCCGCTTGAAAATCCCCGTTTTGGATCGCGATGGGAACAGCGCATGGCCGGAACGGTACAGCGTGCAGGATATTGCCCGCATGCGCGCCAGCACGGGTGAAAACCGTTTCCGCAGCCAAATGATGCTGGAGCCCGTCAATATTGCCGAAGGGCGTTTGGACCCGGCGCGGCTGGTCCGCTATGGGGATGAGGCCGTTTTTTCGCCGGAATTGCGGCAATTGCATATCGGCACGGCCCGCATGGTTTCGTGCGCGGCGTACTGGGACCCGGCGTTTGGGCGCAGCGGCGGGGATCGGTCCGTTCTGGCCATCGTGTTTACGGATACGGATGGCAATCTTTATTTACACCATGTGTTGTACATGAATTGCGATGCGGCGACAGAAGATGAAGCCACCGCACAATCCCGCGCCGTGGTTGATGCCGTGAAGCGGTTTCATGTTCCGGCGGTCACCATTGAAATTAACGGGATCGGTCGTTTCCTGCCTGCGATTTTGCGACGGGAACTGGCCAAGGGGCGCGTGCCGTGCGCGGTGGTTGAACATTCCAGCACGCGGCCCAAAAATATCCGCATTCTGGAATCGTTTGAAACCATCATGGCGGCGCGCCTGTTGCGCGTGCATGGCGATGTGTGGAAAACGCCATTTTTAACCGAGATGCAGGATTGGACGCCCACGCGGGATAACGGGGCGGATGATGGCCTGGACGCCGTGGCGGGGGCGTTGTCATTGCAACCGGTCCGCCTGCAACGGTTGGTCGCTGTATCGGGTGGGCCGACATGGCGCGGGGACGCCATCACACACGAAGCCCGCACGGAATTTGAGGTTTAA
- a CDS encoding glycosyl hydrolase family 28-related protein: protein MPSDHIRIPAIAPIVRSLGDGVQDTFTYDFPLFASEDMVVSLNGAEQAYGFTVNGAGNTDGGTVVFDTAPASGVVVTLERRLPLERLTDFIEGGDFSARAINTELDMLMAGLQQVDRMQGQMLRYGDHETPGDITLPSRAQRANRALGFNADGDPIAVSLDGSMAAPDFTATGTGAETRTSTDKLGDLVSVKDFGAVGDGLNDDTLAFQNALAAHDYVFVPSGTYLISNTVQVKNRKSLIGAGQKSVMQAINNSFVAVECPAGYANIQHLRIEGGSIGLRLIGVDGPCVQNAVADVTIWLSDIGLQLDGGSDTNKPCYWNNFTRVLVAQMATHGIHLTLSGAGDTPNANRFQSCRVYSLGADITGGGIYVEHGSFNNSFVDCEANVKGTAAACVRMGSGSNKTLLVNLFTESNNGVPNVQIDAGSEETAIINLSAQSDGAAIYDLSGGNYDAVNAGWPDKNRLRKTSVTDLKATLLRHDTEFIDTPGTTQLDLSHSVHLVNATSGAIRVDLPNAGDAPGVVMVVKKLDDTSNIVTIGEDDGNGPDGTTLQLGGRYDYAEMISNGAAWSIISSNRMAGNTRYYDGSGTYDIDMAVDVYLLSSYGGVLTARLPPANAAKAVGRTVTIKKVDGSANAVMVSEQGGSGPDQYTQPLSGQYNAITVTSNGSQWYIVSKFT, encoded by the coding sequence ATGCCCTCCGATCACATTAGAATTCCCGCGATTGCTCCAATTGTTCGCAGTCTTGGTGACGGCGTACAGGATACGTTCACCTATGACTTCCCCCTGTTTGCATCCGAAGACATGGTGGTGTCGCTGAACGGGGCGGAACAGGCCTATGGCTTCACCGTCAATGGCGCGGGCAATACGGATGGTGGAACGGTGGTGTTTGATACGGCCCCGGCCAGTGGTGTTGTTGTGACACTGGAACGCCGCCTGCCGTTGGAACGCCTGACCGATTTTATCGAAGGCGGCGATTTTTCCGCCCGGGCCATCAATACAGAGCTGGACATGTTGATGGCCGGTTTGCAACAGGTGGACCGGATGCAGGGGCAAATGTTGCGCTATGGCGACCACGAAACACCGGGGGATATCACGTTGCCATCCCGCGCGCAGCGGGCCAATCGGGCTTTGGGGTTTAACGCGGATGGTGACCCGATTGCGGTGTCGCTGGACGGATCAATGGCCGCGCCCGATTTTACCGCAACGGGCACGGGGGCAGAAACACGGACCAGCACAGACAAGCTGGGCGATCTGGTGTCGGTGAAGGATTTTGGTGCGGTGGGCGATGGTTTGAATGATGACACATTGGCCTTTCAAAACGCGCTGGCGGCACATGATTATGTGTTTGTGCCGTCGGGGACATATTTGATCAGCAATACCGTTCAGGTGAAAAATCGCAAAAGCCTGATCGGCGCGGGACAAAAATCGGTCATGCAGGCCATCAATAATAGCTTTGTCGCCGTGGAATGTCCCGCTGGGTATGCCAATATCCAGCATTTGCGGATTGAAGGGGGAAGCATCGGGTTACGTTTAATCGGTGTGGATGGGCCGTGCGTTCAAAATGCCGTGGCGGATGTGACCATCTGGCTGTCCGACATTGGTCTGCAACTGGATGGGGGCAGTGACACCAATAAACCCTGTTACTGGAACAATTTTACTCGTGTTCTGGTGGCGCAAATGGCCACACATGGCATACACCTGACCTTATCAGGCGCGGGGGATACGCCGAATGCCAACCGATTCCAATCCTGTCGCGTCTATTCGCTGGGGGCGGATATTACCGGGGGCGGGATTTATGTTGAGCACGGGTCGTTTAATAACAGCTTTGTCGATTGCGAAGCCAATGTGAAGGGCACTGCGGCGGCGTGTGTGCGCATGGGGTCGGGCAGCAACAAGACCCTGCTGGTCAACCTGTTCACGGAATCGAATAATGGCGTGCCAAACGTGCAGATTGACGCAGGATCGGAAGAAACCGCCATTATCAATCTATCGGCGCAGAGTGATGGGGCGGCGATTTATGATTTATCCGGTGGAAATTATGACGCGGTGAATGCCGGGTGGCCGGATAAAAACCGCCTGCGCAAAACCAGTGTCACGGATCTAAAGGCCACATTATTGCGCCATGATACGGAATTTATCGACACGCCGGGCACGACGCAGTTGGATTTGTCGCATTCCGTCCATCTGGTCAACGCGACCAGCGGTGCCATTCGTGTGGATTTGCCCAATGCGGGTGATGCGCCGGGGGTGGTCATGGTGGTGAAAAAACTGGATGACACATCCAACATTGTCACCATCGGCGAAGATGACGGCAATGGGCCGGATGGCACGACATTGCAACTGGGTGGTCGGTATGATTACGCGGAAATGATTTCCAATGGCGCGGCCTGGTCGATTATTTCGTCGAACCGCATGGCGGGAAACACCCGGTATTATGACGGGTCGGGGACGTATGACATTGATATGGCGGTGGATGTCTATCTGTTGTCCAGCTATGGCGGGGTGTTGACCGCGCGTTTGCCCCCCGCAAACGCGGCCAAGGCGGTGGGGCGCACCGTGACCATTAAAAAGGTCGATGGGTCCGCCAATGCAGTGATGGTCAGCGAACAGGGCGGATCCGGGCCGGATCAATACACGCAACCTTTATCCGGGCAATATAACGCGATCACAGTCACGTCGAATGGGTCGCAATGGTATATCGTGTCAAAATTCACCTAA
- a CDS encoding septal ring lytic transglycosylase RlpA family protein, translated as MLGMLAAGDVLAQKSENAPGFCRPEIQVGTAQNGVASWYGPGFHGRKTSSGEIYNMNELTAAHRTLPMDTMVKVTNKNNGETVIVRINDRGPYVGKRVIDLSLAAAKALDMDHDGLGNVAITVMCENTQPVVPGQKPATNA; from the coding sequence ATGCTGGGTATGCTGGCTGCCGGTGATGTTCTGGCCCAGAAATCCGAAAACGCCCCTGGCTTCTGCCGTCCTGAAATTCAGGTTGGTACCGCACAGAACGGCGTTGCATCCTGGTATGGTCCTGGGTTCCATGGCCGTAAAACGTCCAGTGGCGAAATTTACAACATGAATGAGTTGACCGCCGCCCATCGCACGTTACCGATGGATACAATGGTCAAAGTGACCAACAAAAATAATGGTGAAACCGTTATTGTTCGCATCAATGACCGTGGCCCGTATGTGGGCAAACGCGTGATTGATCTGTCCCTGGCCGCCGCAAAGGCGCTGGATATGGATCATGATGGTCTTGGCAACGTTGCCATTACCGTGATGTGCGAAAATACGCAACCCGTTGTTCCGGGGCAGAAGCCGGCGACCAACGCCTAA
- a CDS encoding phage capsid protein: MATSIDQAFIKQFEREVHESYQRMGSKLRNTVRTISNVQGSSTVFQKVGKGVASTKSTHGMVPVMNLSHSTVETALQDYYAGDWVDRLDELKTNIDERQVIANAGAYALGRKTDELIINALATASTNVVADAGAGMSIAKILEAFEQLGEADVPDDGERYAIVGYKQWSELLATDEFTSADYVGPDELPFRGIQAKRFLGTLFIPHSGLPIDGTGVRSCFWFHKTAIGHASGSDVQTDITWHGDRAAHFVNNMMSQGASLIDGNGVVVIECDETP; the protein is encoded by the coding sequence ATGGCCACATCCATTGACCAAGCCTTTATCAAGCAATTCGAACGCGAAGTGCATGAATCCTACCAGCGTATGGGCTCCAAACTGCGGAACACTGTGCGCACCATCTCCAACGTCCAGGGCTCCAGCACCGTCTTCCAAAAAGTCGGCAAGGGCGTGGCGTCGACCAAATCCACCCACGGCATGGTTCCGGTGATGAACCTGTCCCATTCCACGGTGGAAACCGCGTTGCAGGATTATTACGCCGGTGACTGGGTCGACCGTCTGGACGAACTGAAAACCAACATCGACGAACGTCAGGTGATCGCCAATGCCGGTGCCTATGCCCTGGGCCGCAAAACGGACGAGCTGATCATCAACGCCCTGGCCACGGCCAGCACCAACGTGGTGGCTGATGCGGGTGCAGGCATGTCGATTGCCAAAATTCTGGAGGCTTTTGAACAGCTGGGCGAAGCCGACGTTCCGGATGATGGCGAGCGTTATGCCATTGTTGGTTACAAGCAATGGAGCGAATTGCTGGCCACCGACGAATTCACCAGCGCCGATTATGTCGGCCCGGATGAATTGCCGTTCCGTGGGATTCAGGCAAAACGCTTCCTGGGTACGTTGTTTATTCCGCATTCCGGCCTGCCGATTGATGGCACGGGTGTGCGGTCCTGCTTCTGGTTCCACAAAACGGCCATCGGCCATGCGTCGGGTTCGGATGTTCAGACGGATATTACGTGGCACGGCGACCGTGCAGCGCATTTCGTCAACAACATGATGAGCCAGGGTGCATCCCTGATCGATGGCAACGGCGTTGTTGTCATCGAATGTGACGAAACTCCGTAA
- a CDS encoding PilZ domain-containing protein yields MLNILLAGLRANGSNDAAETRRRYPRRHVDRCVASVNGSIFPIENWSFGGLQIMADERLFGIGQSVDMVLKFKLRNTIVDIDVRGTVIRKTADHVGVEFEPLSHTIRRAFQQVIDDHVAAEFANSQI; encoded by the coding sequence ATGCTGAATATCCTTCTCGCTGGCCTGCGCGCCAATGGCAGCAATGATGCCGCCGAAACACGCCGCCGCTACCCCCGCCGTCACGTCGACCGTTGTGTCGCCAGCGTGAACGGGAGCATTTTCCCTATCGAAAACTGGAGCTTTGGCGGATTGCAGATCATGGCCGATGAACGCCTGTTCGGAATTGGGCAGAGCGTCGACATGGTGTTGAAATTCAAACTGCGCAATACAATCGTTGATATTGATGTGCGCGGCACCGTCATCCGCAAGACCGCCGATCATGTTGGCGTTGAATTCGAACCGCTGAGCCACACGATCCGCCGCGCGTTCCAACAGGTGATTGACGATCACGTTGCGGCCGAATTCGCCAATTCACAGATTTAA
- a CDS encoding capsid assembly protein, which yields MSVDNLLTPEDESKMTADNAGAMNASATDPARPAGLPDKFWDAEKRSVRVEALVQSYLALEKKLSTMVALPGEGEDRSRIHRALGVPDTPDAYNVRCDHGLFTADADLNKRMHERGFTPDQVQMVYDLAAEKMVPMILEIAEEFKADREVDRLISAFGGPERWAEISRQLLAYGRKNLPADVLTNLSSSFEGVMALYRMMQGGESALDHPAGKDASGLAPDENALRSMMRDPKYWRDRDPSTIAQVTQGFQRIYGGAE from the coding sequence ATGAGTGTTGATAATTTACTGACCCCGGAAGATGAATCCAAAATGACCGCGGATAATGCGGGCGCCATGAATGCTTCGGCTACTGATCCGGCGCGTCCGGCGGGCCTGCCCGATAAATTCTGGGATGCCGAAAAGCGTTCTGTGCGGGTGGAGGCGCTGGTGCAATCCTATCTGGCGCTGGAGAAAAAACTCTCCACCATGGTCGCTCTGCCGGGCGAGGGGGAAGACCGCAGCCGTATCCATCGTGCGCTGGGCGTGCCGGATACGCCGGATGCCTATAATGTCCGTTGCGATCACGGCCTGTTTACGGCGGATGCGGATTTGAACAAGCGTATGCACGAACGTGGTTTCACCCCGGATCAGGTGCAGATGGTTTACGATCTGGCCGCCGAAAAAATGGTGCCGATGATTCTGGAGATTGCCGAGGAGTTCAAGGCCGACCGCGAGGTTGACCGTTTGATCTCCGCCTTTGGCGGGCCGGAACGCTGGGCCGAGATTTCGCGCCAGTTGTTGGCCTATGGCCGCAAGAACCTGCCAGCGGATGTTCTGACCAACCTGTCCTCCAGCTTTGAAGGCGTCATGGCGCTGTATCGCATGATGCAGGGTGGGGAATCCGCGTTGGATCACCCGGCGGGCAAGGATGCATCCGGTCTGGCTCCGGATGAAAACGCCCTGCGGTCCATGATGCGTGACCCGAAATACTGGCGCGACCGCGATCCATCCACGATTGCGCAGGTCACCCAAGGGTTCCAGCGCATTTATGGTGGCGCTGAGTAA
- a CDS encoding Bbp19 family protein gives MTKHLPVPPHLFSKGDDTPAMTQQDIDRLFARCFSSDDGKKVLAHLQVMTFARAHGPDISDTHLRYAEGQRALVASVMRMVDRGRSSR, from the coding sequence ATGACGAAGCATCTGCCCGTGCCGCCGCATCTGTTTTCTAAGGGTGATGACACCCCGGCGATGACGCAGCAGGATATTGACCGCCTGTTCGCCCGCTGTTTTTCCAGCGATGACGGGAAAAAGGTTCTGGCCCATTTGCAGGTGATGACCTTCGCCCGCGCCCATGGCCCGGATATCAGCGACACGCATCTGCGCTATGCCGAGGGGCAGAGGGCGCTGGTCGCCTCGGTCATGCGGATGGTCGATCGTGGCCGTTCCAGTCGATAA